The proteins below come from a single Erysipelothrix piscisicarius genomic window:
- a CDS encoding PTS transporter subunit IIC, with protein MGVVIGVAVSMMFKFTPIQTASVGMATAFASGGWKLAEDGTFMLKGSGDIINMALTATFAVILILAVADKFKAYAMLLTPTLVLIVAGGLGMITLPYVQMITGAMAHLISNLLQLQPLLMSILVSMIFAMMIVSPLSTVGIALAVNLSGVGSAAANVGICAAAFGLAITGWKSNELGTKIALMLGSPKMAMPNVMKKPKIMIPVLCNAALSAIVVVLLNQQGTPMSAGFGISGLIGPINAINLAGGWTFGNIINAVLAFVVMPIGLAIVFRKVFTEMKPVVTVDDYHIEVQ; from the coding sequence ATGGGTGTTGTCATTGGTGTTGCAGTGTCAATGATGTTTAAGTTTACGCCAATTCAGACCGCTTCGGTAGGAATGGCAACCGCATTTGCCTCCGGTGGGTGGAAGCTTGCAGAAGATGGAACGTTTATGCTTAAAGGCAGTGGTGACATCATTAACATGGCACTAACAGCAACGTTTGCGGTAATCTTAATCCTTGCTGTTGCCGATAAATTTAAAGCATATGCCATGTTGTTAACACCAACACTTGTCCTCATTGTTGCAGGGGGGTTGGGAATGATTACACTCCCTTACGTACAAATGATTACCGGTGCGATGGCACACTTAATCAGTAACCTCCTACAACTTCAACCACTCCTCATGTCCATCTTGGTATCCATGATTTTTGCGATGATGATCGTATCCCCACTCTCTACAGTTGGGATTGCTCTTGCCGTCAATTTATCCGGTGTCGGATCCGCGGCAGCGAATGTGGGAATCTGTGCAGCTGCATTTGGGCTTGCAATTACAGGTTGGAAATCGAATGAACTGGGAACTAAAATTGCTTTGATGTTAGGTTCACCAAAAATGGCGATGCCAAATGTTATGAAAAAGCCTAAGATTATGATTCCTGTTTTATGTAATGCAGCACTAAGCGCTATCGTAGTTGTTTTACTTAATCAACAAGGAACTCCCATGTCAGCAGGATTTGGAATTAGTGGACTGATAGGACCCATCAATGCCATTAACCTTGCGGGTGGTTGGACTTTTGGTAACATCATCAATGCCGTGCTTGCCTTTGTGGTAATGCCAATCGGACTTGCAATTGTATTTAGAAAAGTCTTTACCGAAATGAAACCAGTCGTAACGGTGGATGATTATCATATTGAGGTACAATAA
- a CDS encoding phosphate acyltransferase, whose amino-acid sequence MKNFVELEARLVRERMTQKRLALVCADEVNTLEAVIEMEERGYIKPILLGDKEAIQNVIRENNLAVNYQIIHCDQPQEAAQKAVALAKAGDVDLIMKGLIQTSDLLSAVVKRETGIREQKVLSHVAVVEIPYKETMYIMSDGGMIPTPNFDQKVGIIENSIQLAHALGIEEPKVELLDAAEHTNPHIQSSVDSETLSQRAWEHAIVEGPISLDLAVSKNAATIKKWSGRIQGDANILITPDIISGNILGKVGTLFTDGKMAGVIQGAKVPIILTSRGSNRDEKINSILLACSIAKGDL is encoded by the coding sequence ATGAAAAATTTTGTAGAATTGGAGGCACGTTTAGTACGAGAACGCATGACGCAAAAGCGTCTTGCCCTCGTATGTGCGGATGAAGTGAATACACTTGAAGCGGTTATCGAGATGGAAGAACGTGGGTATATCAAACCCATTCTTCTAGGGGATAAAGAAGCAATTCAAAATGTTATTCGCGAAAACAACCTCGCGGTAAATTATCAAATTATTCATTGCGACCAACCGCAAGAAGCGGCTCAAAAAGCTGTAGCTCTGGCAAAAGCGGGAGATGTGGATCTGATTATGAAAGGGTTGATTCAAACCAGTGATTTATTATCGGCGGTTGTGAAGCGTGAAACAGGCATTCGCGAGCAAAAAGTCTTATCACATGTTGCGGTTGTGGAAATTCCGTACAAAGAAACGATGTATATCATGAGTGATGGGGGTATGATTCCTACGCCTAATTTTGATCAAAAAGTAGGGATTATTGAAAACAGCATTCAACTTGCGCATGCTCTCGGGATTGAGGAACCTAAAGTAGAATTGTTGGATGCTGCTGAGCATACCAATCCCCATATTCAATCTTCCGTTGATTCAGAAACTTTAAGTCAACGCGCGTGGGAACATGCGATTGTAGAAGGACCGATATCCCTTGATCTTGCGGTATCTAAAAATGCTGCAACCATTAAAAAATGGTCAGGACGTATTCAAGGGGATGCCAATATTCTTATTACTCCAGATATTATAAGTGGAAATATTTTGGGTAAAGTTGGAACCCTTTTCACCGATGGGAAAATGGCAGGTGTCATTCAAGGTGCGAAAGTACCCATCATTCTTACATCCCGTGGTTCAAATCGTGATGAAAAAATTAATTCAATCTTACTTGCATGTTCGATTGCGAAAGGGGATTTATAA
- the buk gene encoding butyrate kinase has protein sequence MYILVINPGASSTKFALFDDERELMRDDLKIPLEKVEAYQTLEDQLEDRYASIYNALVEHEFDPKKIEIAVGRGGILPPVEAGAIAVTDTLIDYLLHKAEVIHHANLGASIAQKFVDQAENCTAYIYDPISVDQMDPIARISGLKGIERKSIGHMLNSRAVAIEHAKSLQTPYNKLNMIVVHAGSGITVTAHKQGRMIDLVGDDEGAFSPERSGGLPLRPFMNLCYNNDKEAVTKLTRHQGGLISYFETNDVRIVEAMIEEGHEEAALVLEAMAYQIAKSIGTLSIVLEGKVDSIVISGGFARSNQVMNWIEERVSFIAPVAIYPGEFELEALASGGLRAFHKLETTHYFE, from the coding sequence ATGTATATTCTAGTAATCAATCCTGGGGCCAGCTCCACAAAGTTTGCGCTCTTTGATGACGAACGCGAGTTGATGCGCGATGATCTCAAAATACCTTTAGAAAAAGTAGAAGCGTATCAAACGTTAGAGGATCAATTGGAAGACCGTTATGCCTCAATTTATAATGCATTGGTTGAACACGAATTTGATCCGAAAAAAATTGAAATTGCTGTGGGACGTGGTGGTATTTTGCCACCGGTTGAAGCCGGTGCGATTGCAGTTACGGACACACTCATTGATTATCTTTTACATAAAGCTGAAGTTATTCACCATGCAAATCTTGGTGCTTCGATCGCTCAGAAATTCGTTGATCAAGCAGAAAATTGTACGGCGTATATTTACGATCCAATCTCCGTCGATCAAATGGATCCCATTGCCCGTATCTCTGGATTAAAGGGTATTGAACGTAAAAGTATTGGACACATGTTAAATTCGCGTGCTGTTGCCATAGAACATGCGAAATCCCTTCAAACTCCTTATAACAAACTCAACATGATTGTTGTCCATGCGGGTAGTGGTATTACTGTCACAGCACACAAGCAAGGTCGTATGATTGATCTTGTTGGTGATGATGAAGGTGCCTTTTCACCGGAACGAAGTGGTGGTTTACCCTTACGTCCCTTTATGAATCTATGCTATAATAATGACAAGGAAGCGGTTACAAAACTAACCCGTCATCAAGGTGGTCTGATCTCCTATTTTGAGACCAATGATGTCCGAATTGTCGAAGCAATGATTGAAGAGGGTCATGAAGAAGCAGCGCTCGTATTAGAGGCAATGGCTTATCAAATTGCGAAAAGTATTGGTACTCTAAGTATTGTGCTTGAAGGTAAGGTTGATAGTATCGTGATCAGTGGGGGATTTGCGCGTTCGAATCAAGTCATGAATTGGATTGAAGAACGTGTATCGTTTATTGCACCGGTTGCGATTTATCCGGGAGAATTTGAACTTGAAGCACTTGCTTCGGGAGGATTAAGAGCATTTCATAAACTCGAAACCACTCATTATTTCGAATAG
- a CDS encoding LysR family transcriptional regulator, with translation MEIREVKYFIAVIEAGSFTAAAKTLHMTQPALSWNIKQLEAKLETQLIERTQTGVSVTESGQVFYDGAKDVIAHLNRLDRLMKSEAQRIRRKIRFGLTILSSINYMDQFQGYVGKYPQVELNFVQRGSKEIQDMLIQDKLDAALISEPIYYSKLEENAKRLDGYYYDVGVVVAKDHPLANRERLTLRDIMTESFALVSDAYAIGQEVPRRCKELGFIPAINYRNDNWEVVLEHVAAYGSVTILPVDLLHIIARDDVEWIELDDEISRFHLQLVINYDKTHVDEYAIFQNLYEELMVNH, from the coding sequence ATGGAAATTAGAGAGGTGAAATACTTTATTGCTGTTATAGAAGCAGGGAGTTTTACTGCTGCCGCTAAAACGTTACACATGACGCAACCAGCCCTCAGTTGGAACATCAAACAACTTGAGGCTAAACTTGAGACGCAACTCATTGAGCGAACTCAAACGGGCGTCAGTGTAACAGAAAGTGGGCAAGTGTTTTACGATGGTGCGAAAGATGTAATTGCGCATCTTAATCGATTGGATCGATTAATGAAGTCTGAAGCCCAACGCATTCGTCGTAAAATTCGATTTGGACTTACCATCCTTTCTTCGATTAACTACATGGATCAATTTCAAGGATATGTCGGCAAATATCCACAAGTAGAATTAAATTTTGTACAACGAGGTTCCAAGGAAATTCAGGACATGCTTATCCAAGATAAACTGGATGCTGCTTTGATTTCAGAACCCATTTATTACTCAAAACTTGAAGAGAATGCAAAACGATTAGATGGGTATTATTATGACGTGGGTGTGGTTGTCGCCAAAGATCATCCACTGGCGAATCGTGAGCGTCTCACGCTTCGGGATATTATGACAGAATCTTTTGCATTAGTGTCAGATGCTTATGCAATAGGACAAGAAGTACCCCGTCGATGCAAAGAACTGGGGTTTATTCCAGCTATAAATTATCGTAATGACAACTGGGAAGTAGTACTTGAACATGTGGCTGCATATGGTTCCGTAACCATACTTCCTGTTGATCTTCTCCACATCATTGCACGCGATGATGTGGAGTGGATTGAATTGGATGATGAAATCAGTCGGTTCCATCTCCAACTGGTGATCAATTACGATAAAACACATGTGGATGAGTATGCAATATTTCAAAATTTATATGAAGAGTTGATGGTGAATCATTAG
- a CDS encoding helix-turn-helix transcriptional regulator translates to METKHDLTKRLNRLKLLYIDSSRFDSDWHSTLHSHPFAELMYVVRGSGYFRFADNLKLPIQADDLIIINPNVLHTECSDAESGLEYIVLGIDGVEFSTEQNEHPGVSIHNYEDYKHEILFYIKAILEAGKTHDEMSELIVDNLLRVLVLNTMRRTTSLLDVETSSSGENKDCIFLEHYLTLHYRENITLDHLASLTFLNKFYLSHIFKEQTGLSPIDYLLRKRMIEAKKLLVNTDLSITQISDIVGFRSPSYFSQFLKNVESMSPSPYRKHHSTLSQ, encoded by the coding sequence ATGGAAACAAAACACGATCTTACAAAACGCCTTAACCGACTTAAATTACTCTATATTGATAGTTCTCGCTTTGACTCAGATTGGCACTCAACGCTCCATTCACATCCATTTGCTGAATTAATGTATGTTGTACGAGGAAGTGGTTATTTCCGCTTTGCCGATAACCTTAAACTCCCCATCCAAGCAGATGACTTAATTATCATTAACCCAAATGTTTTACATACGGAATGCAGTGATGCTGAAAGTGGATTGGAATATATCGTTTTAGGTATTGATGGGGTTGAATTTTCCACCGAGCAAAACGAACATCCTGGCGTGTCGATTCATAATTACGAAGATTATAAACATGAAATTCTGTTTTATATTAAAGCAATCTTGGAGGCAGGAAAGACACATGATGAGATGTCTGAACTCATTGTGGATAACTTATTACGTGTATTGGTTTTAAACACGATGCGACGCACGACATCACTGCTTGATGTTGAGACATCAAGCAGTGGTGAAAATAAGGACTGTATTTTCTTGGAGCATTACCTTACCCTCCATTATCGCGAAAATATTACACTTGATCATCTAGCATCCCTCACGTTTTTAAATAAGTTCTATTTGTCTCATATATTCAAGGAGCAAACTGGACTGTCTCCGATTGATTATCTGTTACGAAAACGAATGATTGAAGCCAAAAAGCTTCTTGTGAATACTGACTTATCGATTACACAAATTTCAGATATTGTAGGGTTTCGCTCACCTTCCTATTTTTCTCAATTTTTAAAAAATGTGGAATCCATGTCGCCAAGTCCCTACCGTAAACACCACAGCACACTATCGCAATAA
- a CDS encoding phosphotransferase enzyme family protein, which yields MKILNQFQLEGAIVNCVPYGNGHINDTYRVETACDVYILQRINTNVFKNPTLLMENIGRVTRFIQNKIQQKGGNPLREALTLIPTFEDCDYALDEDGNYWRMYRFIQDTVSYELVLDAHDFYESGRAFGNFQFMLADFPVSSLHSTIENFHHTPKRLQQFKSALKNDVMNRRQTCEAEIRFILQQEAFMNILWNLYDEGSLQLKVTHNDTKLNNVLLDAKSGKGVCVIDLDTVMPGFALDDFGDSIRFGASTALEDEQDLSKVHFDLDLYRAYVEGFVEGANGSLTNLEIELFPVGAKMMTLECGMRFLTDYLEGDTYFKTTYSTHNLVRARTQLKLVSEMEDSWEAMQDIGTFILSNYKMNYEKP from the coding sequence ATGAAAATACTTAATCAATTTCAACTAGAGGGCGCAATTGTAAACTGTGTTCCTTATGGAAATGGACACATCAACGACACGTATCGTGTTGAGACTGCTTGTGATGTATATATACTACAACGAATTAATACAAATGTGTTTAAGAACCCCACGTTATTGATGGAAAATATTGGTCGCGTGACCCGATTTATACAAAATAAAATTCAGCAAAAAGGTGGGAATCCCCTACGAGAAGCACTTACGTTAATTCCTACTTTTGAAGATTGTGATTATGCTTTGGATGAAGACGGGAACTATTGGCGTATGTACCGTTTTATACAGGACACGGTTTCATATGAGCTCGTTTTAGATGCGCATGATTTTTACGAGAGTGGTCGTGCATTTGGAAATTTTCAGTTTATGTTGGCGGATTTTCCAGTATCGTCATTGCACAGTACGATTGAAAATTTCCACCATACACCTAAACGACTTCAACAATTCAAATCGGCATTGAAAAATGATGTCATGAACCGTCGCCAGACCTGTGAAGCAGAGATTAGGTTTATCTTACAACAGGAAGCATTTATGAACATACTTTGGAATCTCTATGATGAAGGTAGCCTTCAATTAAAAGTGACTCATAATGACACGAAGTTGAATAATGTTTTATTGGATGCGAAAAGTGGTAAGGGTGTTTGTGTTATCGATTTGGATACTGTGATGCCAGGCTTTGCTTTGGATGACTTTGGTGATTCAATCCGGTTTGGTGCATCCACCGCACTTGAAGATGAACAAGACCTAAGCAAGGTTCATTTTGATCTAGATCTCTACCGTGCTTATGTAGAGGGTTTTGTCGAAGGAGCTAATGGAAGTCTAACGAATTTAGAAATCGAACTGTTTCCGGTAGGGGCTAAAATGATGACCTTAGAATGTGGTATGCGTTTCTTAACAGATTACCTTGAAGGTGATACTTATTTCAAAACAACATATTCCACTCATAATTTAGTTAGAGCACGCACGCAACTTAAATTGGTGAGTGAGATGGAAGATTCCTGGGAAGCAATGCAAGATATTGGGACGTTTATTTTATCTAATTATAAAATGAATTATGAAAAACCATAA
- a CDS encoding carbohydrate ABC transporter substrate-binding protein: MKKMLVVCLTALLILTGCGEKNETTSNEGKVLKVAGLNSGYGTEGFKKVVEAFEEAKGDGTKVELVLEKNIAEVLRPQIQSGDVPDVIYLAIGSEGKLTDTMISEKKIMDISDIMDMNVFGESVKLKDKINVGVQNTMRTSPYGDGKTYLAPVFYAPTGLFYNQTLFTEKGWTVPETWEEMFALGELAKADDIALFTYPTTGYFDAFFSSILNNMVGPEKYEKLMNYDHETWKDPQVKETFDLVGKLLTYTHPDTVAQANGEGFTKNQQLILDNKALFIPNGTWLAGEMEKASHSEGFK; encoded by the coding sequence ATGAAAAAAATGTTAGTAGTTTGCCTTACTGCATTGCTTATCCTAACCGGTTGTGGAGAAAAAAACGAAACCACATCCAATGAGGGGAAAGTTTTAAAAGTAGCGGGATTAAATAGTGGATATGGTACTGAAGGCTTTAAGAAGGTTGTCGAAGCGTTCGAAGAAGCAAAAGGTGATGGTACTAAAGTTGAACTTGTACTTGAAAAAAATATTGCGGAAGTACTTCGACCTCAAATTCAATCTGGGGATGTTCCAGATGTGATCTACCTTGCGATTGGTTCGGAAGGTAAACTTACAGATACGATGATCTCAGAAAAGAAAATTATGGATATTTCCGATATTATGGATATGAATGTATTTGGTGAATCCGTAAAATTAAAAGATAAAATTAATGTAGGTGTACAAAATACCATGCGAACAAGTCCATATGGTGATGGGAAAACCTACCTTGCACCTGTATTCTATGCACCAACAGGCCTATTTTATAATCAAACCTTATTTACAGAAAAAGGATGGACGGTTCCTGAAACATGGGAAGAAATGTTTGCTTTAGGAGAACTTGCGAAAGCGGATGATATTGCATTATTTACCTACCCAACAACAGGATATTTTGATGCGTTTTTCTCATCAATCTTAAATAATATGGTTGGACCTGAAAAATACGAAAAGCTAATGAATTATGATCATGAGACATGGAAAGATCCACAGGTAAAAGAAACCTTTGATTTAGTTGGTAAGCTTTTAACTTATACACATCCTGACACTGTTGCCCAAGCTAATGGTGAAGGGTTTACCAAAAACCAACAACTAATTTTGGATAACAAAGCACTGTTTATTCCAAATGGCACATGGTTAGCAGGAGAAATGGAAAAAGCATCACATTCAGAAGGTTTTAAATAG
- a CDS encoding carbohydrate ABC transporter permease: MSLFKWGGLSSTKTFVGFNNFKILFQDLKFIQAVQNSILLIVIVTIVTCGFAVVFANILVRENVKGKGFFRVIFYIPNILSVAIISAIFAQIYAVDQGAC, from the coding sequence ATGTCACTCTTTAAATGGGGTGGGTTATCCAGTACTAAAACCTTTGTAGGATTTAATAACTTTAAGATATTATTTCAAGATTTAAAATTTATTCAGGCGGTTCAAAATTCAATCTTACTTATTGTAATTGTAACAATTGTGACCTGTGGATTTGCGGTTGTATTTGCAAACATACTTGTGCGGGAAAATGTAAAGGGCAAGGGATTCTTTCGCGTTATCTTCTATATTCCCAATATTTTATCTGTCGCAATTATTTCCGCAATCTTCGCTCAAATTTATGCGGTAGACCAGGGGGCTTGTTAA
- a CDS encoding carbohydrate ABC transporter permease — MLNSIIRLFKPETWKNIQFLGDPNIVLYAVAGAMIWQAIGYYMVMYMASISSIPEHLYESAKIEGASRTRQFFQITLPLT, encoded by the coding sequence TTGTTAAACAGTATTATTCGATTATTTAAACCAGAAACCTGGAAAAACATTCAGTTTCTAGGGGATCCAAATATTGTTCTGTATGCCGTTGCGGGAGCGATGATATGGCAGGCAATTGGATATTACATGGTAATGTATATGGCAAGTATTAGCAGTATTCCAGAGCATTTGTATGAGTCTGCGAAAATTGAAGGGGCATCCCGAACCCGTCAATTCTTCCAAATTACACTACCATTAACATGA
- a CDS encoding carbohydrate ABC transporter permease, giving the protein MKKHKSISAEKAYKLFVYVVLIALTISIIVPIGWVFLASLKEPGEFFLNPWKFPQNPNFNNFIVAFKEAKMGDYFLNSVYVTVLGIVLLLITALPAAYVLARFDFKFKKHINGLFMAGLFINVNYIVIPIFLMLLKWNEGSKSLLNMSLFINNRFMLAVVYAATALPFTVYLLSGYFKTLPKAFEEAASIDGCTYFQTMTKIMIPMAKPSIVTVILFNFLSFWNEYIIALTLMPGAQKTSPVGLINLQQAARGAANPGPLYAGLVIVMLPTLILYIFVQSKLTQGMTLGGVKD; this is encoded by the coding sequence ATGAAAAAACATAAAAGTATAAGTGCAGAGAAAGCATATAAGTTATTTGTCTATGTTGTCCTAATTGCATTAACCATCTCCATAATTGTACCGATTGGCTGGGTGTTTCTTGCATCACTTAAAGAGCCGGGAGAGTTCTTTTTGAATCCATGGAAATTTCCACAGAATCCAAACTTTAATAACTTTATCGTTGCCTTTAAAGAAGCTAAGATGGGCGACTACTTCCTTAATTCCGTTTATGTAACGGTTTTAGGCATCGTTCTTCTTTTGATTACAGCACTGCCTGCGGCATATGTATTGGCACGATTTGATTTTAAATTTAAGAAACACATTAATGGGTTGTTTATGGCTGGATTATTTATTAACGTTAACTATATTGTGATACCAATCTTTTTAATGCTTCTAAAATGGAATGAGGGCAGTAAATCGCTTTTAAATATGAGTTTATTTATCAATAATCGTTTTATGCTGGCCGTTGTTTATGCAGCAACTGCACTTCCATTTACGGTTTACCTTCTATCCGGATATTTTAAAACATTACCGAAAGCATTTGAAGAAGCTGCTTCAATTGATGGTTGTACATATTTTCAGACGATGACAAAAATTATGATTCCTATGGCAAAACCAAGTATTGTAACGGTGATCCTGTTTAATTTTCTATCGTTTTGGAATGAATATATCATTGCATTAACGTTAATGCCGGGAGCTCAAAAAACATCACCTGTTGGATTAATAAACTTACAACAGGCAGCAAGAGGGGCTGCAAACCCTGGACCGCTTTATGCGGGGTTGGTTATTGTTATGTTGCCAACTCTGATTTTATATATATTTGTACAGAGTAAACTCACTCAAGGGATGACCTTGGGTGGCGTTAAAGATTAG
- the gnpA gene encoding 1,3-beta-galactosyl-N-acetylhexosamine phosphorylase, which yields MKKNIGRVTLPSENNFLEETKDLMKRWGADALRDSDGTKLDEDLKSLDAKIYTTYFVARGQNEFALQHITEAQQIFLMSDYHLAIKTELEIPFMKGYLREQLSPDYNHDPKSWWQVIDRTRNEVVDVERWEVDSKRDVVVIKNAEPFHEYTVNFLSYMIWDPTQMYNYITNDWKDREKEIPFDVRQPHSQKFMMDTLKDFLETNPKTDVIRFTTFYYHFTLCFNDQRKEKFVDWFGYGSSVSPRALEAFERAKGYRLTAEDFIQNGYYNSTFCMPTQAYKDYIDFQQQFVAQQAKAMVDLVHSYGKEAMMFLGDNWIGVEPYGPYFHTIGLDAVVGSVGGGMTLRLISDIPHVKYTEGRFLPYFFPDTFFEGNDDAILKEANDNWISARRALMRSPLNRIGYGGYPSLAYKFPKFVDYIARTADEFRGIIDKIEDVKPITKATVGIMSAWGSLRSWQNFMVAHALHYKQIYSYIGILESLSGMDVDVRFLSFDEIKSGIPSDIDVLINAGDARTSFSGDVVWNDPAFVSMIRKWVYERHGFIGVGEPSAFEKGGHFFQLHDVLGVDKELGFTLSTDKYFKEVFSDHFITHDLENDFNYGEAINNVYARTAATEIIKMDNENVTIAAKSFGSGRGVYLSGLPYSFENTRILYRSIFYAMNHEDQMKYFFASNIHCEVNVYQKTVALLNNTHETQKTIFYDGLGKGQEITLEPSEIKWGERNEETVEWHC from the coding sequence ATGAAAAAGAATATTGGTCGTGTAACATTACCGAGTGAAAATAATTTCCTTGAAGAAACCAAGGATTTAATGAAACGTTGGGGTGCCGATGCATTACGTGATAGCGATGGAACAAAATTAGATGAGGATTTAAAAAGCCTTGATGCGAAAATCTATACAACGTATTTTGTAGCCCGAGGTCAAAATGAATTTGCACTACAACATATAACGGAGGCTCAACAGATTTTCTTGATGAGTGATTACCATCTTGCTATCAAAACAGAACTTGAGATCCCCTTTATGAAAGGATATCTGCGGGAACAACTTTCACCCGATTATAATCATGATCCTAAATCGTGGTGGCAGGTTATTGATCGAACACGTAATGAAGTGGTCGATGTTGAGCGATGGGAAGTGGATTCAAAACGCGATGTTGTCGTGATAAAAAATGCAGAACCATTCCATGAGTATACCGTCAATTTCCTTTCCTATATGATTTGGGATCCAACACAAATGTATAACTACATTACAAATGATTGGAAAGATCGAGAAAAAGAAATTCCTTTTGATGTGCGCCAACCGCATTCTCAAAAATTTATGATGGACACGCTTAAAGATTTTCTCGAAACCAACCCAAAAACAGATGTGATTCGTTTTACGACGTTTTACTATCACTTTACCTTGTGTTTTAATGATCAACGAAAAGAAAAATTTGTGGACTGGTTTGGATATGGGTCGAGTGTTTCTCCCCGTGCTTTAGAGGCGTTTGAAAGAGCGAAAGGTTACCGTCTCACCGCTGAAGACTTTATCCAAAATGGATATTATAATTCGACCTTCTGCATGCCAACTCAAGCATATAAAGACTATATCGATTTCCAACAACAATTTGTCGCTCAGCAAGCGAAAGCAATGGTTGATTTGGTGCATTCGTATGGTAAAGAAGCCATGATGTTTTTAGGTGATAACTGGATTGGGGTTGAGCCGTATGGACCATATTTCCATACAATAGGACTGGATGCTGTAGTGGGAAGTGTCGGCGGCGGGATGACGCTTCGACTTATTTCCGATATTCCTCATGTAAAGTATACAGAAGGACGTTTTTTACCGTATTTCTTTCCTGATACATTCTTTGAGGGCAATGATGATGCAATATTAAAAGAAGCAAATGACAATTGGATATCAGCGCGTCGTGCATTAATGCGAAGTCCGCTTAATCGTATCGGTTACGGAGGATATCCAAGCCTAGCTTATAAATTTCCTAAGTTTGTCGATTATATTGCTAGAACTGCTGATGAATTTAGAGGGATCATTGATAAAATAGAAGATGTAAAACCGATAACTAAAGCAACTGTAGGGATTATGAGTGCTTGGGGATCACTACGTAGTTGGCAAAATTTCATGGTTGCACATGCTCTACACTACAAACAGATATATTCTTACATTGGAATTTTAGAGTCACTTAGTGGCATGGATGTTGATGTCCGTTTTCTAAGTTTTGATGAAATTAAGTCGGGAATTCCCAGTGATATCGATGTCCTGATTAATGCAGGGGATGCGAGAACTTCATTTTCAGGTGATGTTGTTTGGAACGATCCAGCATTTGTATCGATGATTCGAAAATGGGTTTACGAAAGACATGGATTTATCGGTGTTGGTGAACCGAGTGCTTTTGAAAAAGGAGGACATTTCTTCCAACTTCATGACGTTCTGGGTGTAGACAAGGAACTCGGATTTACCTTGTCCACAGATAAGTATTTTAAAGAGGTGTTTTCAGATCATTTTATTACTCATGATCTTGAGAATGACTTTAATTACGGTGAAGCTATAAACAATGTGTATGCTCGAACTGCGGCTACTGAAATAATTAAGATGGATAATGAAAATGTAACAATCGCAGCTAAATCATTTGGTAGTGGTCGTGGTGTGTATCTTTCGGGACTTCCATACAGTTTTGAAAACACACGTATTCTATATCGTTCAATTTTTTATGCAATGAATCATGAGGATCAAATGAAGTATTTCTTTGCATCCAATATTCATTGTGAAGTGAATGTTTATCAGAAGACCGTGGCCTTATTGAATAATACACATGAAACACAAAAAACGATCTTCTATGATGGTTTGGGTAAAGGGCAAGAGATAACCCTTGAGCCATCAGAAATTAAGTGGGGTGAACGCAATGAAGAAACTGTTGAATGGCATTGCTAA
- a CDS encoding DUF6903 family protein produces MKKLLNGIANIAVFILGIWMVIDFQKDISMQSLFMMIVGLGMLLLLLYRYNKRFL; encoded by the coding sequence ATGAAGAAACTGTTGAATGGCATTGCTAATATAGCTGTGTTTATCTTGGGTATTTGGATGGTAATTGATTTCCAGAAGGACATTTCGATGCAGTCTCTATTTATGATGATTGTCGGTTTAGGAATGTTGCTGTTGCTACTCTATCGTTATAATAAACGTTTTCTTTAA